The genomic window GGTTCAAGCCAGTCATATTCTTATCAAATTTGAACCTTCTTTTGAAACTCGTGCCAATCAGGAAATCCTGGTGGATGACTTATTTGAGAATGCCGAGAAAGTTGGACTGGAAAAAGCTGCTGAAGAGCTGGCTTACGAAGTAAAAGAAACCAGGGAATTTTACGAAGATGCTCAATATATTCCTGGTTTAGGAAAAGATGAAGGTCAAGTTGAGTTTGCTTTCAAACACAAAGAAGGAACCTTGCTCGATCCTTTCAATATCGGCGAAGATAGTTATGTTTTAGCAGAGATTTCTTATGTTGTTGGTGATCATTACATGCCGTTCGAAGATGTTGAATCCAGCATAAAAAGAAAAGTGGAACAAGAGAAGAAAGTGGAGAAGTTGTACGAAATGGCAGAAAAATTCATTGCCGAAAATGATGTTGCTAATTACATAAAAGCAGCCAAAAGCCAGGACATTAAAGTTGTGGAAGCTAAAGATATTATTGCAGAAAAAGCTATACCAAGCATTCGGAAAGATGATATTCTAAACGAAACAATTTTAGAACATGAAGCGGGTGAAACTACAGATCTGATCAAAGGTGAATTTGGCGCTTATATCGCTATCGTAAAATCGCGAACTAAACCAGATATGGAAAAATTTGAAGCAGAAAAAGAAGAGCTTTATGAAACAAAACTGGAAGAGAAGAAAGAAGAATATTTGAACCAGTGGTATCGAGAACTTCTGGAAAATGCTGAGATTACAGACAATCGAAGCTTGTTTTTCGATTAAAGAAAATTAGATAGAAAACTAAAAAAGCCCGACTTTTTGTCGGGCTTTTTTTTGTAATTGATAAGCTAATTATTTTTTTACTTTTAAAACATCAGAAATTATCTCTTCAAATGATCCTTTCGGTAAGGCTCCCATCGCCATTTGCGGTTTTTCATCTACCGGTGCAAAAAGCAAAGATGGTATACTGCGAATTCCAAAAGCTGCTGCCAGCTCCTGCTGATCTTCAGTATCTACCTTGTAAATATCAAGTTTGCCTTTGTATTCTTCTGCCAGTTCTTCCAAAACTGGAGTTACCATTTTACATGGTCCACACCAATCTGCATAAAAATCGATAATTGCGGGCTTATCTCCCAGAAATTTCCAATCCTTATTCTGCTCAAAATCATGAATTTTCTGCTTAAAAGTTTCTTTCGTCAAATGTTCCATTTTTTCACTCCTAAATTATTTTCTTTAAATTTATAGAACAACTTAAGCGAATATTACACAATGTCAAATATTAGTTTTAATAAATTTTATTTTTTCTATACATTAAAAAAACTTGTCAGAATTTATAATTATTTAAATATTAGTACAAAATGTATGAATTGGTTTAATATGAAAAAAACGATCTTGATAATAGTACTATTTGTATTGACGGTATTTTTAGCAGCAATTCCAACCAGAATTGACAGTTTAGAACATGCCGTGAACAATCTGAAAGGGATCGAAAAAGTAATCATGTTGAACCAGTTATCCGAGATTTATCTGGCATCATCTCCACGAAAAAGTAGTGAACTGAGTTCTGAAGCTTACGATCTTGCTTCCGATCTTCAGGATAGTTTTGCTAGTGCAAAATCTCTTTTGATGATGGGAAAAGCAAATTATCGATTGGGAAATTATCAACCTGCCCTTAGTAATCTTATCAAATCGCAAAAGCTTTTTTCCACTTTGAACGATAAACGGGGAATGGCAGATGTCCAATTAATTGCCGGTCTTACTCAATTACGTTTGAGCAATTTTGACAGAGCACTTTTCTATTTATTGAATACCTTGAAACTTGAGCGTGAACTGGGCAGTAAAAAAGGAACTCTGAAAGCTCTTAATCATATCGCCGATCTTCACTATTATCTGCAAAATTACGATGAATCTCTAAAATATTATAAAGATGCTTTGGCCCTGGAACAGCAAGTTGGAAGCTCTGAATCCATTTCGACGACGCTTTCCAATTTGGGAATGGTACACGCAGATCGAGGAGATTTTGATAATGCTCTTCAATACTATATGCGATCTTTGCAGATAGAACAGAAAGCTGAGAATTCTGGTGGAGTTGCCAATGCCTATTACAATTTGGGATTGCTCTATTCCAAACTGGAAGATTATGACCGGGCTTTGGATTATCTCGATCAATCTTTGAATTTGAATCTTGAGATCGGAAGTAAATACGAGATATCCAACACTTTTCTTCATATAGGAAAGATATATACAAAACTTGGTGATAAAGATATGGCTTTCGCCAATCTTACTCAGGGAATTCAGATCGCTATCGATATAAATTCCCGAATTTTACTGCGCGATGGATATTACAATTTATACGAATATTACAACGAGCAAAATGACCTTCCACACGCTTTCCAATATTACAAACTTTATGCAAATCAGAAAGAGCTGATCTTAACTGAAACCAACAAAAAACAGCTTCAGGAATTGCAGACTGGCTTGCAACATCTGGATAATGAAAAAGAGATAGAACTGAAAGAAAAAGAGGAAGTGATCGGTCGGCTGGTTTCCGATAAACGAAAACTTTTCAATTTGCTTCTCATCTTTGGCGTAGTTGCCGTAACTTCTGCTGCTGGAATTCTTTACTACCGTTTCCGTCAGGAAAGTATCATCAATAAAAAGCTGAAAACCGAGATCGTAGAAAAAGAAGAAATTGAACATAAACTCAGCAACAGATTGGCTATCGAAAAGGTTGTTTCCAGCATTTCATCGAATTTTATTAAAATAAAAGATTTTAACAAAGTAATTAAATTATCATTGGAAAATATCGGTAAAGTTTGTAATGCCAGTAGAGCCAGTTTGTTTTTGATAAGTGAAAATAACAAAGCTTTGGAACGAACTCACGTGTGGCAGGAAAGTGGTTTGGGCATGTTGCCTCCCAGCATCAAAGAGATGGAAATTTCCAAAAACAAATGGTGGAATTCTAAACTGGAAAATGATGAAATTGTACATGTTGATGATGTTTCCATGATGCCGCAGGAAGCATTTCAGGAACAGAGATTTCTGGAACAACAAGGTGTGAAATCAGCTTTAGCTTTTGCCGTAAAATTCAAACAGAGATTGATTGGATTTGTTTCTTTCGAAAACTTTTCTAAAACTCATAAATGGCAGACAGAAGATTTTGCTCTTCTAAGTTTATTCTCAGAAACTATTGGACTTTTCTTTGAACGAAAGGAGATGGAAGACCGTCTGCGAAATGCTAACAGCTTGCTCGAGCGCAGAGTAAGTGAGCGCACTCAGGAACTGGCAAATGCCAACCAGGAATTGCAGCTGGAAATTGCGGAAAGAAAAAGAGCTCAGCAAGACCTTAATGATAGTTATCATCGTTTGAAAAAAGCAATGGAAGAAACAGTGAATGCTCTTATTTCAGCTGTAGAAATCCGTGATCCTTATACTGCCGGACATCAGCTTCGTGTAGCTACTTTAAGCCGAGAGATCGGTCTGGCAATGGGGCTGGGAAAAGAACAGCTGGATAGCATTCGTATTGCTGCCATTCTGCATGATATTGGAAAGATATATGTTCCAACCGAAATTCTAACTAAACCTGCCAGATTGACGGAAACAGAATACAGCATGATCAAAAATCATCCTCTGGCTGGATATGATATTTTGAAAACTATCGACTTTGAACTTCCTGTGGCAAAAATAGTTTATCAACACCACGAAAAGATCAATGGTTCCGGCTATCCTCAGGGCTTGGCAGGAAACGAGATAATGCTGGAAGCCAAAATTGTGAATATAGCCGATGTGGTAGATGCTATGATCTCGCAAAGACCGTACAGAAATTCTCAGGGAATCGATGAAGCACTAGCTGAATTGCGTCGGAATGCGGGTTTGCTTTACGATGAAGATATTGTGCAGGTTTGTATCGATCTTTTCAACAATAGAGGTTTCCAATTTGAGGAGATAAAAGTTCGCACATCACCCAGATAGATCTTATTGATTTTACAAATTGAATTTAAGAAAGGATTGAAATGGAAAAAATCGTAAAAGCTCTCACTGCTGCTATGGAAGTTTGGGATCCGTTTACTGCTCAGCATCAAAAAAGAGTAAATCAGCTGGCAATGGAAATTGCACGGGAGATGAACCTTTCTGAAAAGAGTAAAAAGATGCTCAATTATGCGTCACTGCTGCACGATATCGGAAAGATTAATCTACCATTGGAACTGCTCAGTAAACCGGGAACTTTAGCTGATTCTGAATTGAACCTGATTAAAAGACATAGTGAAATTGGATTTGAGATTCTGAAGAAAATTGAATTTCCTCCCGAAATTTGCCAGATAGTTCTGCAGCATCATGAGAAAATGAATGGTAAAGGATATCCTCGAGGTCTTACCGGATCTGAGATTTTATTGGAAGCGCGAATTTTAATGGTTGCGAACACTGTAGAAGCAATTGCGTCCAATCGACCTTATCGTCCTGTGATTGGTTTGGGAGAAGCTCTTAATGAAGTCGAACAAAATATCGGTGGCAAATATGATAATGCTGTTGTTGATGCCTGTCTGCGGATTTTTCGACAAGGTGAATTCGAATTGGATGAACTGATTATTCCTACTTACGATGATCCTGATCGCAGTGATTTGATGTTCCATTTTAAAGATAATTACGAAACTGATATTTCCTGAATATGAAAGATCAACTAAATTTATCTGATCCGATCTATCTGGATTACAATGCCACAACTCCTATCGATCCGCAAGTTGCCGATGCGATGGAACCATTTTTAAGACAGAAATTTGGCAATCCTTCCAGTGGACATGTGTATGGAGTAAAAACAAAAATTGCTGTAAATAAGGCTCGCAAACAATTAGCAGAACTGATAAACTGCGAACCTGAAAATCTGATTTTTACCAGTGGAGGAACAGAATCCAATAATTATGCAATCCGCGGATTTGCCTTTGCAAATCGAGCCAGGGGAAATCATATCATTACATCAGTGGTAGAACATCCGGCTGTTATCAATGTTTGTAAATATCTGGAAGTTCACGGATTTCAAGTTACTTATCTTCCTGTAGACCGATTTGGTACGGTCGATACCGATCACGTTTTGGAAGCTGTAAAAGAAGAAACGATCCTGATCTCAATAATGCATGCAAATAATGAAGTGGGAACGATCCAACGCATAAAGCAAATAGCCGAAACTGCTCATAAAAATGAGATTATTCTGCATTGTGATGCGGCTCAATCTCTGGGAAAAATTGCTGTAGATATAAATGAATTGGGCGTTGATCTTCTGTCGATCGCCGGGCATAAGCTTTACGCACCAAAAGGTGTGGGAGCTTTGTACGTTAAGCCGGGAATCGAGCTGGAAAAATTCATGATCGGTGGAAACCAGGAAAATGACAAACGTGCTGGAACCGAAAATGTTTTAGAAATCGTGGGTTTGGGAAAAGCAGCCGAGATTGCCAAAGAAAATCTGCAGCAGGAGATGAAAAAAAATACGGAACTTCGTGACCTTTTGCAAGCAGAATTACAAAAAGCATTTCCCGATGCTAAACTGAATGGACATCCAACTCAACGCTTACCAAATACTTTGAATATCAGCTTTAAAGATGTTGATGAATTCGCAATTTTAGAGATTTTTTCTGAAGTGGCTGCTTCGGCCGGAGCTGCCTGCCATTCCGATACTGTTTCCATTTCTCCGGTTTTGGAAGCGATGCAGGTTTCCCTGGAATATGCCAGAGGAACTATCAGATTTTCCGTGGGAAGATTCACGAAGAAATCTGATATTTTAACAACGTTAAAGATTGTTAAAGGAATTCTGAAGAAATAATGAAGAAAACTTTCCTGATAATTATATTGCTGATTTGTGTGAACATTTTCGCCCAAACTGAAAGACTAAAGATAGGTTTAGTTCTAAGTGGCGGTGGAGCGCGGGGAATTGCTCACGTGGGTGTTCTAAAAGTTCTGCAGGAAGCTGGGCTGGAATTTGATTATATTACCGGAACCAGTATGGGCAGCATCGTGGGTGGATTGCATGCAATCGGCTATTCTGCCGATGAATTGGAAGATCTTTTAAATGGAATTGATTGGGATGAAATACTTCTAGATAAAATTGCGCGCAGCAGCATTTCTCTGGAAGAAAAAGGTGATCGTGAAAAATATGTGGGATCATTTCCCATTCAAAACAGGAAAATAACTCTTCCAGTCGGAGTTGTATCCGGCCAGCAGGTTCAAGCGCTTCTTACCAAATTATGCCTGTCAGTTCATCATATCGAAGATTTTGATAATCTGCCGATTCCTTTCAGATGCATTGCCACAGATGTAGAATTTGGAAAAGTTGTTGTACTGAAAAGTGGTTTTCTTCCCGATGCAATTCGTGCCAGCATGTCGATTCCTTCACTTTTTGCACCTATCGAAATAGAAGGCCAATTGCTGGTTGATGGAGGAATTTTCGAGAATTTCCCAGTTCAGGATTGCCAGGATATGGGAGCAGATATCATTGTTGGTGTGGATGTGGGAACGCCGCTTTATTCCAAAAAAGAACTTAATTCTCTGGTGCGGATCATGAATCAGGCAATAGCATTTCAGGGTGTAGAATCTGTTCAAGAAGCCAGAAATCTTTGCGACATACTTATAGAGCCGGAAGTGGATGATTATTCCATAATGGATTTTGACCAGGCAGAAAAATTGATGGAACTGGGAGAAGAAGCAGGTAGAAAAATGGTGCCCGAAATCCAGGCTTTGGTAGATTCTTTAAAAGCTTTTCCTTCCAAAGAAAAAATAATTCCTATAAAAGAAGTGGATAGGCTTCATATCAAGCAAGTTCATATCCAGGGTTTGCGAAATGTCTCGCGAAATCTGGTTTATGGAAAGCTGCAGATAAATGATGATAGTTGGATTTCCACAAAAAAATTACAAACTTCCATCGAACGGGTTTACGGCAGTCAATATTTTGAAAAAGTAACATATAAGCTGGTTCCCAGAGAAAATGGAGTGGATCTTTTTGTTCGTTGCGTGGAAAAGATTCAGGATAATTTTAATTTTGCTTTTCATTATGATAGAAACACAAAAACATCAGTTCTTTTAAATACAA from Candidatus Cloacimonadota bacterium includes these protein-coding regions:
- the trxA gene encoding thioredoxin, with the protein product MEHLTKETFKQKIHDFEQNKDWKFLGDKPAIIDFYADWCGPCKMVTPVLEELAEEYKGKLDIYKVDTEDQQELAAAFGIRSIPSLLFAPVDEKPQMAMGALPKGSFEEIISDVLKVKK
- a CDS encoding tetratricopeptide repeat protein; the protein is MKKTILIIVLFVLTVFLAAIPTRIDSLEHAVNNLKGIEKVIMLNQLSEIYLASSPRKSSELSSEAYDLASDLQDSFASAKSLLMMGKANYRLGNYQPALSNLIKSQKLFSTLNDKRGMADVQLIAGLTQLRLSNFDRALFYLLNTLKLERELGSKKGTLKALNHIADLHYYLQNYDESLKYYKDALALEQQVGSSESISTTLSNLGMVHADRGDFDNALQYYMRSLQIEQKAENSGGVANAYYNLGLLYSKLEDYDRALDYLDQSLNLNLEIGSKYEISNTFLHIGKIYTKLGDKDMAFANLTQGIQIAIDINSRILLRDGYYNLYEYYNEQNDLPHAFQYYKLYANQKELILTETNKKQLQELQTGLQHLDNEKEIELKEKEEVIGRLVSDKRKLFNLLLIFGVVAVTSAAGILYYRFRQESIINKKLKTEIVEKEEIEHKLSNRLAIEKVVSSISSNFIKIKDFNKVIKLSLENIGKVCNASRASLFLISENNKALERTHVWQESGLGMLPPSIKEMEISKNKWWNSKLENDEIVHVDDVSMMPQEAFQEQRFLEQQGVKSALAFAVKFKQRLIGFVSFENFSKTHKWQTEDFALLSLFSETIGLFFERKEMEDRLRNANSLLERRVSERTQELANANQELQLEIAERKRAQQDLNDSYHRLKKAMEETVNALISAVEIRDPYTAGHQLRVATLSREIGLAMGLGKEQLDSIRIAAILHDIGKIYVPTEILTKPARLTETEYSMIKNHPLAGYDILKTIDFELPVAKIVYQHHEKINGSGYPQGLAGNEIMLEAKIVNIADVVDAMISQRPYRNSQGIDEALAELRRNAGLLYDEDIVQVCIDLFNNRGFQFEEIKVRTSPR
- a CDS encoding HD domain-containing protein, translated to MEKIVKALTAAMEVWDPFTAQHQKRVNQLAMEIAREMNLSEKSKKMLNYASLLHDIGKINLPLELLSKPGTLADSELNLIKRHSEIGFEILKKIEFPPEICQIVLQHHEKMNGKGYPRGLTGSEILLEARILMVANTVEAIASNRPYRPVIGLGEALNEVEQNIGGKYDNAVVDACLRIFRQGEFELDELIIPTYDDPDRSDLMFHFKDNYETDIS
- a CDS encoding cysteine desulfurase; protein product: MKDQLNLSDPIYLDYNATTPIDPQVADAMEPFLRQKFGNPSSGHVYGVKTKIAVNKARKQLAELINCEPENLIFTSGGTESNNYAIRGFAFANRARGNHIITSVVEHPAVINVCKYLEVHGFQVTYLPVDRFGTVDTDHVLEAVKEETILISIMHANNEVGTIQRIKQIAETAHKNEIILHCDAAQSLGKIAVDINELGVDLLSIAGHKLYAPKGVGALYVKPGIELEKFMIGGNQENDKRAGTENVLEIVGLGKAAEIAKENLQQEMKKNTELRDLLQAELQKAFPDAKLNGHPTQRLPNTLNISFKDVDEFAILEIFSEVAASAGAACHSDTVSISPVLEAMQVSLEYARGTIRFSVGRFTKKSDILTTLKIVKGILKK
- a CDS encoding patatin-like phospholipase family protein, whose translation is MKKTFLIIILLICVNIFAQTERLKIGLVLSGGGARGIAHVGVLKVLQEAGLEFDYITGTSMGSIVGGLHAIGYSADELEDLLNGIDWDEILLDKIARSSISLEEKGDREKYVGSFPIQNRKITLPVGVVSGQQVQALLTKLCLSVHHIEDFDNLPIPFRCIATDVEFGKVVVLKSGFLPDAIRASMSIPSLFAPIEIEGQLLVDGGIFENFPVQDCQDMGADIIVGVDVGTPLYSKKELNSLVRIMNQAIAFQGVESVQEARNLCDILIEPEVDDYSIMDFDQAEKLMELGEEAGRKMVPEIQALVDSLKAFPSKEKIIPIKEVDRLHIKQVHIQGLRNVSRNLVYGKLQINDDSWISTKKLQTSIERVYGSQYFEKVTYKLVPRENGVDLFVRCVEKIQDNFNFAFHYDRNTKTSVLLNTTFRNKLILGSKLSLNLILGENFGQDVAYFIHTGWKPGFGFGAQILARDYEIKVYEDGEKIALYDYNFVTNRFDLQTIVSNSSSIGGAVEYKDTELKPVIANPGLLDYEYRNFIYKGYFLIDTYDSIIFPTKGVRFYTEVERTIQLSNNIDLDYNPITTFNFLFAITDRFTDKLFYEEKLRLGNIDGEQMPVENEFQLGGYKTPLDITVPFIGYDFLSLSTKSYIVLYSTFRYEIFNGIYGKILGNWGLIGTDNENLLGKRDYISGYGISLAIDTPFGPIEGIAMQNGENKKENIFTITIGYDFLK